GCTGGTGGAGCATGGACTGGATGATGTAGCCCAGGTCCTTCTTCTCTCCGACTCGGTCCTCATAGAGATTGGTGACGATGGCCAGCATGACCATGTCGGCCTTGGCTTTAAATCCAGCATCCCCAGCGTAGAGGGTGGCATAGTCGCTGACAGCATCCTTGATGTAGCTTTCGGCGGCTGCCATCTCGCTGGTGATCAGGGCATCATCCTCGGAGCCTTCCACCCGCAGGTGCTGCTTGACTTCTTCGAGGGTCATTTAGAGCCCTCCCTTCCTTATGCGCCTACTTTGTAGTTCAGCAGGACCATGGCGTCGGGGTCATCAGCTTCTACGTCAAAGCGTTCGATGGCCCGGATGTAGGTGCCGTTCTTGGTAAAGCCCGCATCAGAGGAGGCTTCGATGGCCACCTGCTGCCGATCGTAGAAAGCCACAGCTTCGGCCATGGCGCCTACATAAAACGGGATGCCAGCGGTCGGAGTAACCAGGATGCTGTCAGACACGGGGACGATGATCTTGCCCCGAATGGTCATCATGGACGGATCAGCCAGGGACGGGGTCAGCAGAGGACGGCCCTGGGTATCGGTCAGTTCATCCAGGTAATCAAAGCCGCTCTGGTTGGTCAGGACGATGGCAGAGATGGCCTTCATGGGGTCGATCTTGGTATTAAGGGCTTTGATGATGCCTTTATAGTCGGTGATGGCAGAGCCTTTGCTGGGCAGCTTGGCCAGGATCTTGTCGTTTTCGGTATTGATAGACTTGATGGCAAAGCGGCGGCCGATGACTTCCATCAGATTGATGTTATTATCTGCAGCCAGTTCGTTGGACACGAGGATGATGTCGCCGTA
This is a stretch of genomic DNA from Acidaminococcus timonensis. It encodes these proteins:
- a CDS encoding head-tail connector protein codes for the protein MTLEEVKQHLRVEGSEDDALITSEMAAAESYIKDAVSDYATLYAGDAGFKAKADMVMLAIVTNLYEDRVGEKKDLGYIIQSMLHQ
- a CDS encoding phage major capsid protein, producing MKKSDELRQIVAGLKKEVMELQAKEQMDEAAAKAKELNDAIRDLHTQEAVEAADLTKAMLHPSAPTGAPIKNENMARLRNRVFNKMVFGRTLDAQEREFADAAGTPGLVETTPGKGGYIVPEEQISILREYRRANLALRSFCGYQTVTSDTGKRPTMSSEKGKLIAFDELNEINQDDLDFGQITYKISSYGDIILVSNELAADNNINLMEVIGRRFAIKSINTENDKILAKLPSKGSAITDYKGIIKALNTKIDPMKAISAIVLTNQSGFDYLDELTDTQGRPLLTPSLADPSMMTIRGKIIVPVSDSILVTPTAGIPFYVGAMAEAVAFYDRQQVAIEASSDAGFTKNGTYIRAIERFDVEADDPDAMVLLNYKVGA